A single window of Brevundimonas naejangsanensis DNA harbors:
- a CDS encoding YaiI/YqxD family protein, whose protein sequence is MATTLYIDADACPVKEEVYRVARRCGLKVFVVSNAWINTPREPLIEQVVVDAGPDVADDWIAERAGRGDIVITADIPLADRCLKSGAQALKANGQPFTTDSIGSALAGRMIGEHLRSMGVPTSGPPPFSAADRSRFLQALDAAVVRARREASREAS, encoded by the coding sequence ATGGCCACCACCCTCTACATCGACGCCGACGCCTGCCCCGTAAAGGAGGAGGTGTACCGCGTGGCTCGCCGCTGCGGCCTGAAGGTCTTCGTGGTGTCCAACGCCTGGATCAACACGCCGCGCGAGCCTCTGATCGAACAGGTGGTCGTCGATGCCGGGCCGGACGTGGCCGACGACTGGATCGCCGAGCGCGCGGGGCGCGGCGACATCGTCATCACCGCCGACATCCCCCTGGCCGACCGCTGCCTGAAGTCGGGCGCCCAGGCGCTGAAGGCCAACGGCCAGCCGTTCACGACGGACTCCATCGGCTCGGCCCTGGCCGGGCGGATGATCGGCGAGCACCTGCGTTCCATGGGCGTGCCGACCAGCGGCCCCCCGCCCTTCTCGGCCGCCGACCGCTCGCGCTTCCTGCAGGCGCTGGACGCGGCCGTCGTGCGGGCGCGCAGAGAGGCGTCAAGAGAGGCGTCATGA
- the arfB gene encoding alternative ribosome rescue aminoacyl-tRNA hydrolase ArfB: MSRIPEEELEFRFFRAGGPGGQNVNKVSTAVQMRFDVKNSPSLTEPVKARLMKLAGSRLTLDGVILISAVRFRTQERNKADAIERLEALVAEASIKPVYRVPTRPTRASKERRLKAKSSRSSIKSGRGKPSLD; the protein is encoded by the coding sequence ATGAGCCGCATTCCCGAGGAGGAGCTGGAGTTCCGCTTCTTCCGCGCCGGCGGTCCGGGCGGCCAGAACGTCAACAAGGTCTCCACCGCCGTGCAGATGCGGTTCGACGTCAAGAACTCGCCCAGCCTGACCGAGCCGGTGAAGGCGCGGCTGATGAAGCTGGCGGGCAGCCGCCTGACGCTGGACGGGGTGATCCTCATCAGCGCCGTGCGCTTCCGCACCCAGGAGCGCAACAAGGCCGACGCCATCGAGCGGCTGGAGGCCCTGGTCGCCGAAGCCTCGATCAAGCCGGTCTATCGCGTGCCGACCCGGCCGACGCGGGCGTCCAAAGAGCGACGGCTGAAGGCCAAGTCCAGCCGGTCCTCGATCAAGAGCGGACGCGGCAAGCCGTCGCTGGATTAG